The Hemicordylus capensis ecotype Gifberg chromosome 6, rHemCap1.1.pri, whole genome shotgun sequence genome window below encodes:
- the LOC128329682 gene encoding olfactory receptor 49-like: MQNQSRVTEFILLGFTDILELQITLFAVLLVTYLLTLAGNLLIISITLLDHRLHSPMYFFLRNFSLLEISFTTVIIPKMLNDLLTTKKTITMNACFIQLFFYFFLGIAEFFLLATMSFDRYVAICNPLRYTIIMNNKLCIQLVVSCWLGSFVFVFLTTVFITRLPFCGPNVIDHFFCDNSPLLKLACADTLVIELIYFILAVIILLGTLAITTTSYIKIIFTVLHLPSAKERQRAFSTCSSHIIVVTMFYGSCIFMYVRPSQSKGINLNKGVAVLNTVVTPLLNPFIYSLRNKQVQEVLCDARKKVFSKKLRI; encoded by the coding sequence ATGCAGAACCAAAGTAGGGTGACTGAATTCATCCTTCTGGGCTTCACTGACATTTTGGAGCTCCAGATCACCCTCTTTGCTGTTCTCCTTGTCACCTACCTCTTGACCCTAGCAGGGAACCTTCTCATCATCTCCATCACTTTGCTGGATCACCGTCTCCACAgccccatgtatttcttcctcCGGAATTTTTCCCTCTTGGAAATCAGTTTTACCACCGTCATTATTCCCAAGATGCTCAACGATCTCCTTACCACAAAGAAGACCATTACAATGAATGCTTGTTTCATCCAGTTATTCTTTTATTTCTTCCTGGGCATTGCAGAATTCTTTCTCCTGGCCACCATGTCTTTCGATCGGTATGTGGCCATCTGTAACCCACTCCGCTACACTATCATTATGAATAACAAACTTTGCATTCAGCTAGTGGTGAGCTGTTGGCTGGGCAGCTTTGTCTTTGTCTTCCTAACCACTGTCTTCATCACACGCCTGCCATTCTGTGGTCCCAATGTCATTGACCATTTCTTCTGTGACAACTCACCACTTCTCAAGCTGGCCTGTGCTGATACCCTGGTCATCGAATTGATCTATTTCATTCTTGCAGTCATCATCTTACTAGGTACTTTGGCCATTACCACCACCTCATACATCAAGATTATCTTCACTGTGCTTCACCTCCCATCTGCTAAGGAGCGGCAGAGAGCCTTCTCCACCTGTTCCTCCCATATTATCGTTGTCACTATGTTCTATGGCAGCTGCATCTTCATGTACGTGAGGCCTTCGCAAAGCAAAGGGATTAACCTCAACAAAGGGGTAGCTGTTCTCAACACTGTGGTCACCCCATTGTTGAACCCCTTCATATACAGCCTCAGAAACAAGCAAGTGCAGGAAGTGCTATGTGATGCTAGGAAGAAGGTATTTTCTAAGAAACTGAGAATCTGA
- the LOC128329683 gene encoding olfactory receptor 49-like: protein MRNSTMVWEFILLGFTNHRGPEIMLCLLLFCTYLLTIMGNLLIIVITLLNHHLHTPMYFFLRHFAILEIGFTTAVIPKALVNMAMGRKTISLPGCFTQSFLYFVLGTTEFLLLAVMSIDRYVAVCNPLRYSTIMSSQICALLVLCCWVGGLLLIMGPAVALFQMPFCGTNIINHFFCDNGPLNKLVCVDTSLLELVNFLIATLSLLGTLAVNIVSYVNIISTIMHIPSATGRQKAFSTCASHITVVSITYGSCIFMYIKPKGTSEIDFSKVVAVLNTIVSPLLNPSIYCLRNKQVQDALKTVFGQCIGFHKNSR from the coding sequence ATGAGGAACAGTACTATGGTGTGGGAATTCATACTACTGGGCTTTACCAATCACCGGGGGCCTGAAATCATGCTATGTCTGCTACTCTTTTGCACATATCTTTTGACTATAATGGGAAACCTGTTAATTATTGTGATCACACTTCTGAATCACCATCTTCATACTCCTATGTATTTCTTCCTACGCCATTTTGCAATCCTCGAGATTGGGTTCACCACTGCTGTTATTCCCAAAGCTTTGGTCAACATGGCTATGGGTCGTAAGACAATTTCTTTACCTGGTTGCTTTACCCAGTCTTTTCTATATTTTGTCCTGGGAACCACTGAATTCCTTCTGCTGGCAGTAATGTCCATCGACCGATACGTGGCCGTCTGTAACCCCCTTCGGTACTCAACCATCATGAGCAGCCAAATCTGTGCCTTGCTGGTGCTTTGTTGTTGGGTTGGAGGGTTGTTGCTGATTATGGGTCCAGCAGTTGCATTATTTCAGATGCCCTTTTGTGGCACAAACATCATCAATCATTTTTTCTGTGACAATGGACCACTGAACAAACTCGTGTGTGTTGACACAAGTCTTCTGGAACTTGTCAATTTCCTCATTGCTACTCTCTCTCTGCTTGGCACCTTGGCCGTAAATATTGTGTCCTATGTCAATATTATTTCTACCATCATGCACATCCCATCAGCCACAGGGAGGCAGAAGGccttctccacttgtgcttcTCACATCACCGTGGTCTCGATCACTTATGGTAGTTGCATTTTCATGTACATAAAACCAAAAGGCACCAGTGAGATAGACTTCAGTAAGGTGGTGGCTGTTCTTAACACCATTGTGTCCCCTCTTCTCAATCCATCCATATACTGCCTGAGGAACAAACAGGTTCAGGATGCCCTGAAAACTGTATTTGGACAATGTATTGGGTTTCATAAGAACTCAAGATGA